In Phoenix dactylifera cultivar Barhee BC4 chromosome 1, palm_55x_up_171113_PBpolish2nd_filt_p, whole genome shotgun sequence, the genomic stretch GCTGATGAGTGAGCACTATTGTTGATTTAAGGCATTTCATAGTTTGTATGGATCATTCTGAGTGAATTCTTGAAGCATCTGTACAGTTGATATGGATATGGAACTATTATGTTGGGTAGTTGCGTTATGGCTTATTAGGAATATAGAAGAATACAATGTTACATATTGCATCAATCAATCAAACTGTGTCTTCTCAAGTGTTTTCTTAGATTCAGAACTCTTGATGCTTGCTCCATAGTAGATAGAAAGGGAATGTGGATGATATCATTTAGCATGCTGTCTTCCATTTGCATGCCTTCATAGAGTTCGTTCATGACAGTGAGACTATTCTAGCTgagttttcaatttttttaataattattccTTAATTTTTACTGCTCAAAGGATCGAATGAAATATTATTTTGTGATCATGACAAAATATTATTCCCCATCTATTTAAGTTGTTCACAAAGTGTTTATGTTCAGTAGATGAGATACTTCCAAACCGCAGTTTATTAATTTTCTGCTGATGAGGTGTTTCTGATACATACACAAGCGATGTCTGGTTGTGGTTGTGGTGGTGTGTTTGTTGCCATTGCTCATCCGGATCTATTTAGATCTGCTTTTATTGCAGGTATATCTAAAAGGATAGGAATTTGTGGGCTCAGTTGAGCAATAGCGAGagggtttttctttttgctcATGATCTGGGATTTGGTAATATTGTGTTGAAAAGGTATGTCTAGAGAAACATGGTTGCAATTAATAAAGATGGAGCTCATCTTTGTTGTGTGGGAATAATAGTTGAAGATACGAAATCATACAAGAAATATTTAGGTGTGCCATTTCCTGTACAACATAGGCCTGAAAAGTTTGGAACATATATCACATGTAATATAGTAATAATAAAATGTTCTAAATAATAATAGAAAGAACTTGATTATTAAGATCTTAAATAGCAAAATTTGTGGTCtaattaatattaaaattaatataagttttaaattaaaagatATTGAATGTGTGGTTAGGATAAGCATCATGTAAATTTCAATTAGTATTACAGACTTGCAGCATCGTAATTTACATTTTGAAGTCGGGAAAAGGGGAACATAAATGGATAAAATTGACATCGGGAAGTTATCTCGATTCAAGCATATTTACAGGCAAATTCCAAGCCTAACTCAACAATTGTATGGCTAATTTACATAACTAATTAATCCAGCTTAAGCTCTCCAGCAATTCAAATGTCATGCgatttagaaaaaaagaaatcgaGAGCTATAATTGCAATCTACCAAGTAAGAAACCATGATAAATAgccttcttttttgttttttggcaGTGAGCAGACATTGGTTATTTGGTATTTAAGTGTATCATGCTTGTTTCTGTCATGGCTAACCAGAGAGAATGCGTGATGCATGTAACTCATCCATTCCCgggtatgtgtgtgtatgcgtTGCTTTGCCATTGAGGGATTCGTGGAAATTATAAAAAGTGGAAATTATGGaggaaataatatatatttattatctttttttaacATAAGAAGTTTGGACATAGTTTCTACTCACTGATAGATGGGGAGAGGTATTGGGAGAGTGTGGACATTGACCTATCATCATAGAATACGAGTGAGAAACATGAAAGCAGACCCCCTGTTTTCTTGGAGTTCCTTGGTAAAAGGCATGACTTTTTTAGGGACAAATGGAGCTCCAAAATTCCTATAGCTTTAATATTTCTGATATTTTATTGGGTTCTTGGTGCATTGTATAGACATGATTGGTTCAAAGTGTAAAGACACTTAAGATAATTTTGTTACCCCAAAAAATGATTGAAGACCTTAaatctaatttatttttaacccgagtttttttttgttattatttgtCTAGATTGCGCGTTGCGCTTTTACCCTAAATTGATGATATCTCTCTAAAGTATGAATTAGATAGAGAATGTAGAGGTTATTATCAATAAAACAGAAGGATTTAGCTACTGCACAAAAGGTTTTGCATTATGTTAATGAGCTTATGGTGTTAAAGAATGGTGGAGGAATTTATACACATTTTATCAGacatgatataaaaaaaaaaaaaaaagtgaaataaCAAAGTAAAAAGCCCAACCAGTCCAAAGGAAACCCAGccgtgtgtttttttttttatcttctttttatgTGTAAACCCAACCATATCAGGTTATAATTTCCAACCTCGGAAATACTTCCATCTTAGATTGCATAGGACCGGCTTGTTTGATGTTaaccaataaaatatttttatttggtcAACCCCGTAGGTAACTTGTATATAGAAGCATACCCAAAGATATTGTAAGTTTTCCGACAAGTCCCtggaaagaacaaaagaaaatctgataAGCTTTTCTATTTCTAGAATGCAAACGcgtaagaatatttttgtttatCAGCCATTCAGCCGTGGGCACGTCAGGGACCTGGGACTTCTTTAAAGCTCAACGAGacaaaaacaaaagaataaaCAAATGGGAGAACAGGATCCGAAGGAACCTGCAAGAAGGGAAACGGGACCAAAGCGGCAACGGGCAAAACAaagcaagaaggaaaggaatctacttccccttccccttccccttccccttTCTCCTTCCCCTTCCGTTGCCACAAGCAAAGGTAGCCCTGTTGATCCCTTAATCGATCCCCACGTATTCTTCCTTCTCCGCCTTATTTATACTGTATATATTGTGCTGCATATATTATTTACGAGTTACAGTTATATCTTAGATCTCCCTATCGTTGGAGAAAAAGGGATATAGAGGTGTTGTTTATTTGAAGGGAGATGGATTACACCCATAGAAGAATTCTCTTGACAGTCCTCTTATTCATTTCATCAGGTACTGGTCCTTTTTCCCCTTGTATGCCTTCAATCTTAAGCCATCTTCTTCTTGCTTCTGGTCTCTCGGGTGAGCTAtagtttcttcttcttgttcttcttcttcttcttctatagTACCTTGAAGCTCCATGAGATGTCCTCCTGTGTCTGCTTCATTGCTGATGAGTTTCTTATCCTAGCCAGTACTTTTTCCCTGGAACATATCCTTGGAGCCTCGGAGTCATAGATTTGGTGGCTACAACCATACATTCTATAGCAGCACTCTTCTTTatttcaaatataaataagCATACCTCTCTGTGATCATAGTTTCTGTAGTTTGGTATCATAATTAGCTGATTTGTTGCTTGGATTCGTAGTTTTGTAACTTTCTCAATATTCTTATTGAATAGGCTTCAATTAATTGCATTAAATTCCTTTTATTCATTTATTCGTTcactttaacttttttttttggttaaaaaaatgTGGAGAACTTACTGATGAAatcatgcattttttttatttttcttattattttaacttAGATAAAGAAATGAAAGCAAAAGagttatttatattatatttatctttacaattttccttttttttcttaattagatttctaatttctttttttacagGGGCAAAATGGGCAGAGGGGGCAAGAGTGTTTACGCTGGTGAACGACTGCATGACGACGATTTGGCCGGCGATCACCCCGGGTGAGAACTTCAACGGGGGCGGGCTGGCCCTCCGGCGGGGCCAGTCCGTGGTGTTCAACGCCCCGGTCGGGTGGTCCGGCCGGATCTGGGGCCGGACCGGGTGCAACTTCGACCAGGCCGGCAACGGCTCGTGCCAGACCGGCGCCTGCGGCACCACCCTCAAGTGCGGCGCCGCCGGCAAACCCCCCGCCACCCTCGCCGAGTTCACCCTCGCCTCCATGGACTTCTACGACGTCAGCCTCGTCGACGGCTTCAACCTGCCGATGACGGTGACGCCCGTCAACGGCAAGGGCGGCAACTGCTCCTCCGCCGGCTGCAACAGCGACCTGAGGAACAACTGCCCCTCGGAGCTCGCCGTGAAGGCGGACGGGAAGACGGTGGCGTGCCGGAGCGCGTGCGACGTGTTCGACACCGACCAGTACTGCTGCAGGGGAGTGTACGGGAATCCGGTCACCTGCCAGCCGACGTTCTACTCCAAGAAGTTCAAGCAGGCTTGCCCGACGGCTTATAGCTATGCATACGACGATCCTACCAGTATTTTTACGTGCATCGAGGGGGATTACATCATCACCTTCTGCGCCCCCGGCAGGTAATGATTCATAAATAAATAGTAGCAGTTGCTCTGCTTCTTATATTAATTTTGCTTTGTTTATTCTCTCTTGGCTTCCAATATTGCTGGCTCCTCATATTGCATGAAGGAATAAAATGAATTTATTCTTTCTATTGATAAAATGAACACGGAATAGTTTTTGTCAGGGTTAAAGTAGAATAACTttattctgtcttttggctaatacatctttgtttctttcttttaaaaagaaaaaatagtttGCCAAGAAAAGAATTCTGAAAAAGACATTTAGCGGGatagaacaaaaaagaaaatatctgattttttttaaatttttaaaaggagaGGCTAATCTtaagctttatttttttttatcgtaTATACCCATCCATTTTAATTAGGGTCAAAACCAAACTCTCCCAAGAAAGGAGCGACACCATCAGAGCAAACGCTCTGTACAAATGTTGAGAATGTAATGAGATCAATATGATCTTCTCTAAAATCTATCATCTAAGTGCTTGTGAATTGCTCGGTCAAATCTTTCATTATCGAactttttgaaataaaataatgattGTTGCTATACCCAATATTGACCACTATAATTATACAAAAAGACATCGTTCGAACATGTCATTATTCTACAAATCGTTTTCAAAACGCTGAAATccatataaaagaaaaatgtagCCTTTTCACTGCATCATAATTCTATAAATAGTAGGAGTTGCTTTGCTTCTTATATTAATTTTGCTCTATTTATTCTTTCTTGGCTTCCATTGCTGGCTTCTCATATTGCAtgaaggaatagaatgaatttatTCTCTCTTGATAAAATAAACGTGGAATAGTTTTTGCCAGGGTTAAAGTAGAATAAATTTATTCTGTCTTTTTGCTAATacatctttgtttctttcttttaaaaagaaaaaatagtttgccaaaaaaaaaattctgaaaaagacATTTAGCAGgatagaacaaaaaaaaatctgtttttttttatttttaaaaagagaGACTTATCTTAAgctttattttttgtttatccTATATACCCATCCATTTTAAGGGTCAAAACCGAACTCTCCTAAGAAAGGAGCGATACCATCAGAGCAAGCACTCTGTACAAATGTTAAGAATGTAATGAGATCAATACCATCCTCTCTAAAACGTCCTGTCATCTAAGTGCTTGTTAATTGCTTGGTCAAATCtttcattatcaaactttttaaaataaaataatgattgTTGCTATACCCAATATCGACCActattattatataaaaaaacatTGTTTGATCATGTCATTATTCTATAAATCGTTTTCAAAACGCTGAAAcccatataaaagaaaaaatgtagCTTTTTCACTGTATCAGAATTCTTTCAGTTGGGTCATAGACACAACCTTCCTCTCACTTCTCCATCCTTTGCCCTCCAATCTCTTGGGTCTTCCTCACTCTTTGCTGGAAATTTGCTAGTGATGATCATCTTTCATTGCCTACCATCAATGGAAATGCTTGAATGCGTCCAGTTTGTGGTGACTTCTGAGGGCATGCGTTCATGGAAACATATATGGGCTCcacagaaaaagagaaaggtgGTGGGAGAGTGTCGAATCCATCTGAATCTTAGCCTTGGAAGCCTACCAAGAGCTGGTGGTCCAATTAGGGCTTCAATCATAGCACTTTGGGTCTCCTTGACTTGTAAAGCCAATTTGACATACCGTGTGGCCAACTCCATCAGCTCCAGCCCTACCACACCTTCTGTCTTCATCCGGCCCCACAAGGTTCAAGAGGATGAGGAAGGCCTCCTTTTTGTCCTACCCTGGGGTCACTCCACAGACAAAGTCCACATCTCTGGCTCCAAATTTAAAGAACAAAATCTTAGAATTGGGTTCTTATATATTATCATTTTCACCTTTGGAGGGATGCCATACATAGAGGTTGCGATATCTATCAAGGATCATCGGGTAAATGTCTCTATAACTAAACTGTAAAATCATAAAGAGGAGATAGAGATATTAAGCGCGGCTTGCCTAGGCCTCGATCTTGGTACCAGTCCATAACGATAAAAGTGGAATTGCGAGCCAAAGTTTTGCAGCAAAGAGCAGATTGAATGATTTTGGGAGCATGATAAGTATGTGCATCCATATGTCTATGATTTTTCCAAGGCAAGAAGCTTCTAAATAACCAAGTAGCCTCCAAAATCATGCACTGGTTATTATGTGCTGCACTGTGTAATATGATTAAATCTGCTTGCAGTTTTTAGATTTTGACACTTAGTTTGTGTTGAATGCTTACTCTGGGCCATAACGGTGACTTAATTATTGAGATTACAGCTAATGAATTCATTATATTTTCTGTAGTATCTTTCCATCTGCGAGAATGTTTGGTCATGATTTGTTGCAATAGGAAGCATATTCCTCATCGTTGTTGTCGAACATGATTATCGATTGAGATATGCATGGTTCGATTTTTGCAGGAAACAAACAGTGTGCACATATCATGATAATAGGTTGATTTGCAGCGGCTCGAGCCGATCTGCATTACTGATTTGTAAATGGTTCGTTCTGATGCTTTTGTGCATGGTGAGTCTGTGGTCTTGGGTATAAGAGTAATGAtcatttcctctcttttttttttggagtgtgAAGTTTAGGAGCATACCTAAATTTTAGTGTCCTCTGCTTCACACTTGATATTTATTCAATGGATTGGGCTCTGTAAAtaaattattctttcttttattcaaaaaaaatattctttatgaAATACAAAATTCAATATTTGTTGGTGTTGAAATATGGAGCAGAGTG encodes the following:
- the LOC103704386 gene encoding pathogenesis-related thaumatin-like protein 3.5 → MDYTHRRILLTVLLFISSGAKWAEGARVFTLVNDCMTTIWPAITPGENFNGGGLALRRGQSVVFNAPVGWSGRIWGRTGCNFDQAGNGSCQTGACGTTLKCGAAGKPPATLAEFTLASMDFYDVSLVDGFNLPMTVTPVNGKGGNCSSAGCNSDLRNNCPSELAVKADGKTVACRSACDVFDTDQYCCRGVYGNPVTCQPTFYSKKFKQACPTAYSYAYDDPTSIFTCIEGDYIITFCAPGRKQTVCTYHDNRLICSGSSRSALLICKWFVLMLLCMVSLWSWV